Proteins from one Lepidochelys kempii isolate rLepKem1 chromosome 6, rLepKem1.hap2, whole genome shotgun sequence genomic window:
- the LOC140913752 gene encoding olfactory receptor 5AR1-like, with translation MEKENHSDVTEFILSGLTDRPELQVPLFVVFLLIYGITLVGNGGMILIITTDPQLHTPMYFFLRNLSFCDLCISFIISPKMLLNFLAERKSISYTSCAVQMSLSIVFADVECLLLAVMAYDRYVAICNPLLYTVIMSRQLCNQLVVGVYSVGIVDSMIYTCCTFRLSFCSSNIINHFFCDIPPLLALSCSDTHINEIMMFAFTLCFTVSIFVTILLSYVYITSTILQIRSAEGRRKAFSTCSFHLTSVVLFYGTQLFMYLRPTSSFSMDTDKIVSVFYTLVIPMLNPLIYSLRNTEVKDSVRRAMNKLLTNS, from the coding sequence ATGGAAAAGGAAAATCACTCAGATGTGACTGAGTTCATTCTCTCAGGACTGACAGATCGTCCAGAGCTGCAGGTTCCCCTATTTGTGGTGTTCCTACTGATTTATGGTATCACCCtagtggggaatggggggatgatCTTGATAATCACGACTGACCCCCAACTCCACACTCCAATGTACTTTTTCCTCAGgaatttgtctttctgtgacctctgcatTTCCTTTATAATTTCCCCTAAGATGCTGCTGAATTTCTTAGCCGAGAGGAAAAGCATTTCTTATACTTCCTGCGCTGTGCAAATGTCTCTCTCTATCGTTTTCGCAGATGTTGAGTGCCTCTTGCTGGCTGTGATGGCGTATGAccgttatgtggccatctgtaaccCACTGCTCTATACGGTCATCATGTCCAGGCAGCTTTGTAACCAGCTGGTGGTTGGGGTGTACTCTGTGGGAATTGTGGATTCAATGATATACACGTGTTGTACATTTcggctgtcattctgcagctccaacatcatcaatcatttcttctgtgacatcCCCCCGCTGCTGGCGCTCTCCTGTTCTGACACCCACATCAATGAGATTATGATGTTTGCTTTCACGTTGTGCTTTACAGTGAGCATCTTTGTGACCATCCTCCTCTCCTATGTCTATATCACCTCCACTATCCTGCAGATCCGCTCCGCCGAGGGCCGgcgcaaagccttctccacctgctcttTCCACTTGACCTCTGTGGTCCTGTTTTATGGCACCCAACTCTTCATGTATTTACGTCCCACCTCCAGCTTTTCAATGGACACGGACAAAATAGTCTCAGTGTTTTACACATTGGTGATCCCCATgttgaaccccctcatctacagcctgaggaataCGGAGGTGAAGGACTCCGTGAGGAGAGCAATGAATAAACTGCTAACCAATTCTTGA
- the LOC140913753 gene encoding olfactory receptor 5AR1-like, translated as MEEGNHSEVTEFILSGLTNRPELQVPLFAVFLLIYGITLVGNGGMILLITIDPQLHTPMYFFLRNLSFCDLCISLIISPPMLLNFSVQRKSISFTACAVQMSFSIVFADVECLLLAVMAYDRYVAICNPLLYTVIMSRQLCKQLVVGVYTVGVVDSMIHTCCTFRLSFCSSNIINHFFCDVLPLLALSCSDTHINEIVMFASMSCIQVISFVTVLLSYVYIISTILQIRSPEGRHKPFSTCTFHLNSVVLYFGTLFFMYLRPTSSYSMDTDKVTSVFYMLLIPMLNPLIYSLRNTEVKDALRKALNKLLTNF; from the coding sequence ATGGAAGAGGGAAATCACTCAGAGGTGACTGAGTTCATTCTCTCAGGACTGACTAATCGTCCGGAGCTTCAGGTCCCCCTGTTTGCGGTGTTCCTACTGATTTATGGTATCAccctggtggggaatggggggatgatCTTGTTAATCACAATTGATCCCCAGCTCCACACCCCTATGTACTTTTTCCTCAGGAATTTGTCTTTTTGTGACCTCTGCATTTCCTTGATAATTTCCCCTCCGATGCTGCTGAATTTCTCCGTCCAGAGGAAAAGCATTTCTTTCACTGCCTGCGCTGTGCAAATGTCTTTCTCTATCGTTTTCGCAGATGTTGAGTGCCTCTTGCTGGCTGTGATGGCGTATGAccgttatgtggccatctgtaaccCGCTGCTCTATACGGTCATCATGTCCAGGCAGCTTTGTAAACAGCTGGTGGTTggggtctacactgtgggggtgGTGGATTCAATGATACACACGTGTTGTACATTTcggctgtcattctgcagctccaacatcatcaatcatttcttctgtgacGTCCTCCCACTGTTGGCGCTCTCCTGTTCTGACACCCACATCAATGAGATTGTGATGTTTGCTTCCATGAGCTGCATTCAAGTGATCAGCTTTGTGACTGTCCTCCTCTCCTATGTCTATatcatctccaccatcctgcagatCCGCTCTCCTGAGGGCCGGCACAAacccttctccacctgcacttTCCATTTGAATTCTGTGGTCCTGTATTTTGGCACCCTCTTCTTCATGTATTTACGTCCCACCTCCAGctattccatggacacagacaaaGTGACCTCAGTGTTTTACATGCTATTGATCCCCATGTTGAACCCTCttatctacagcctgaggaacacgGAGGTGAAGGACGCCCTGAGGAAAGCATTGAATAAACTCCTAACCAATTTTTGA
- the LOC140912343 gene encoding olfactory receptor 8U3-like: protein MEEGNHSEVTEFILSGLTDRPELQVPLFGVFLLIYGVTLVGNGGMILLITIDPRLHTPMYFFPRNLSVCDLCISLIISPPMLLNFSVQRKSISFTTCAVQMHLSFFFGDVECLLLAVMAYDRYVAICNPLLYTVTMSRQLCKQLVAGIYAVGVVDSMIYMCCTFQLSFCSSNIINHFFCDVLPLLALSCSDTHINEIVMFAFMSCIAVSSFVTVLLSYVYIISTILQIRSAEGRHKAFSTCSFHLTSVVLYFGTLFFMYLRPTSSYSMDTDKVTSVFYTLVIPMLNPLIYSLRNTEVKDALRKALNKLITNS from the coding sequence atggaagagggaAATCACTCAGAGGTGACTGAGTTCATTCTCTCAGGACTGACAGATCGTCCGGAGCTGCAGGTCCCCCTCTTTGGAGTGTTTCTACTGATTTATGGTGTCAccctggtggggaatggggggatgatCTTGTTAATCACAATTGATCCCCGACTCCACACACCCATGTACTTTTTCCCCAGGAATTTGTCTGTCTGTGACCTCTGCATTTCCTTGATAATTTCCCCTCCAATGCTGCTGAATTTCTCTGTCCAGAGGAAAAGCATTTCTTTCACTACCTGTGCTGTGCAGATgcatctctctttcttttttggaGATGTTGAGTGCCTCTTGCTGGCTGTGATGGCGTATGAccgttatgtggccatctgtaaccCGCTGCTCTATACGGTCACCATGTCTAGGCAACTTTGTAAACAGCTGGTGGCTGGGATATACgctgtgggggtggtggattCAATGATATACATGTGTTGTACatttcagctgtcattctgcagctccaacatcATCAATCATTTCTTCTGTGATGTCCTCCCACTGTTGGCGCTCTCCTGTTCTGACACCCACATCAATGAGATTGTGATGTttgctttcatgagctgcattGCAGTGAGCAGCTTTGTGACTGTCCTCCTCTCCTATGTCTATatcatctccaccatcctgcagatACGCTCTGCTGAGGGCCGgcacaaagccttctccacctgcagtTTCCACTTGACCTCAGTAGTCCTGTATTTTGGCACCCTCTTCTTCATGTATTTACGTCCCACCTCCAGctattccatggacacagacaaaGTGACCTCAGTGTTTTACACACTGGTGATCCCCATgttgaaccccctcatctacagcctgaggaataCGGAGGTGAAGGATGCCCTGAGGAAAGCATTAAATAAACTCATAACCAATTCTTGA